GCGAGCGGTGGCCCGAGTTCGTCCGCGCGGCCAAGGAACTCGGCGTGGGCAGCTACCTGGCGGTGCCGCTGCGCGTGGACGACACGCTCGTCGGCGCGATCACGCTGTTCGGCTTCGGCGCCCACGGCTACCACGAGTTCGACACGAAGGTGCTGCGGCTGTTCACGTTGTGCGTGGAAACCGTCCTGCGGCTGACCCGCCGCTACCGCGAGGCCCGCCGGCTCGCCGACGAGCTCCGGAACGCGATGGAGACGCGCGCGGTGATCGAGCAGGCCAAGGGCATGCTCATGCTGATCCACCGGGCCAACGAGGACACGGCGATGCAGCGGCTGATCGTCGAATCGCAGCACACGAACACGAAGCTGCGCGACGTCGCGGCGCGCTTCACGAAGAGGATGAGCTCGGCCGGCGACGGGCGGTCCTAGCCGAAGAGCGCGCCGAGCCCGGCTCGCTCCGGTGCCGCGCCGGCTCGGTCCAGCGCGTCCCGGACCGTGACGGCGGTGGCGGTCAGCACGGGCTTGCCGAGCCGGTCCTCCAGCCCGGCGAGCAACGGCGTGGTGTGGAGCGCGGTTTCGGGGACGAGCACCGCCTGCGCGCCGTCGTGATCGGCCGCGACGGCGAGCTCGGTGATCTTCCGCCCGTCCCACGCGGCGAGGGCGCGGTCGGACGCCGCGTCGGCCGAGACCGAGTGCACCGTCGTCACGCCCGCTTCGGCGAGGAAGCCGGCGAAGACCGCGGTCAGGTCCGGGTGGTAGACGGACGCGAGGGCGACCCGGTCGAGGCTCAGCCGGGCGAGCGCGCCCAGATAGGCCAGGGACGTGCTGCCCGCGGGGACGCCGAGGTGTGCGGTCAGCGCTTCGGCCTGCTCACGGGCGCCCTCGAGGCCGCGGGTGAAGCTGCAGCTGGAGCAGGCCCAGCTGACGACGTCCGGGGTCGCGGCGAACCCGTCCGCGGCCTTCGTGAGGCGCTCGGGCGACCCGAGGTCACGCGGCCGTCTTGCCCGCGGGGTCCAGGTCGTCGACGCGCCCGATGCCCGCGCCCCACTCCACGTAGGCGAAGTCGAGGTCCGCGCCGAGCCGGGCGCACAGCGCGGCGAAGTCGTCTTCGCCGCAGTCGCGGGTCGGGTAGAGGAGGTCGATGCGAGTCATGACCCCAGCATGACGGGCGCTGCGAACACCGGGACCAGCGTCGGGTCGTTGAACGCCGTGATCCGCGCGATCCGGGCGCCCGTCAGCGTCAGCACCTGGACGCCGTGGGCCTCGAACCGGCCGTCACCGGCAGCCGAGTACTCGAGCAGGGCGGGCTGGCCGTTCGCGCGCGTCG
This genomic window from Amycolatopsis mongoliensis contains:
- a CDS encoding ANTAR domain-containing response regulator, whose translation is MAERVDELNAVLADLVGVLESVSDTPGLLDAVCGEAVRVVPDADLASIVVVRDGVTQTAAFTDERARRIDDVQYAAGDGPGLLAALTGEVVRVAVGDTGERWPEFVRAAKELGVGSYLAVPLRVDDTLVGAITLFGFGAHGYHEFDTKVLRLFTLCVETVLRLTRRYREARRLADELRNAMETRAVIEQAKGMLMLIHRANEDTAMQRLIVESQHTNTKLRDVAARFTKRMSSAGDGRS